In the genome of Metabacillus litoralis, the window ATATTCATGCTGTAAAAAAATAGAGTTCTTAGTAGAAACCTCCCATACTTTACATGGGAGGTTTCCTCTTTCTATCTCTTAAAAATCGCCTTTGTCCACATTTTTACAAAAAAATAAAGACTTAAAAACTTATCTTCTTTATTTTAAAGTTATAAATAAGGGAAAAAGATAAAAACCATAGTTCAGAGAGGGAATTTTAATAATGAAAATTGAATCACCTAAAATACAAAATCAAGATAGCTTACCATTGAAAAATTTTACTGATATTTTCTATGAAGAAGACTTAGAACTAGAAATGTGTCAAATTAATGATGCTTTATTTGATAATGAAGTACTTCCTAGAGCTCGATTTTATAAGATGCTCTTTAAAAATTGCAAGTTTAACTCTACAGACTTTTCTAAAATTGATATCACAGATGTTATTTTTGAAAACTGTGATTTTTCCAATGCAAAAATGAATTCTTCTTCTATACACAGAGTTGAATTTAAAAATTGTAAGCTACTTGGTGTAGATCTAACTGAATCTAGCTTTGGAAATGTTCACTTTCAAAATAATTTACTTAACTTATCAGGTTTTGGGAATTCAAAACTAGAAAAAGTCATCTTTCAAGATACATCATTAGAAAGCGCCGATTTTTATGAATGCAAATTTAAAAAGGTCGATTTTACAACGTGTAACATAAACAGTGCAAGCTTTGAAAGCACATCTCTCAAAGGAATAGATATTAGTACGTCTTCCTTTGATTCACTCACTGTGTCATTATCTGATCTTCAGGGCTGTAAAGTTTCTTCCTATCAGGCCGTTCAATTTGCGGCAATCTTAGGATTAGTTATTGCGGATTAAGACACTACCTACAACCAAAGCCACATTCGCGATGAATGTGGCTTTGGAAATC includes:
- a CDS encoding pentapeptide repeat-containing protein codes for the protein MKIESPKIQNQDSLPLKNFTDIFYEEDLELEMCQINDALFDNEVLPRARFYKMLFKNCKFNSTDFSKIDITDVIFENCDFSNAKMNSSSIHRVEFKNCKLLGVDLTESSFGNVHFQNNLLNLSGFGNSKLEKVIFQDTSLESADFYECKFKKVDFTTCNINSASFESTSLKGIDISTSSFDSLTVSLSDLQGCKVSSYQAVQFAAILGLVIAD